AGGATATATTATTTTTTGAGTCTATAGGGCCAATAGTGTTTATTGACTACAAGAATCTTTTTCTTACTGCGCGAATCCTTACCACGACTCGAGGACAATTATAATCTATTGAGGGATTAGGATATTGCTAATTAATAGCATTAAAATCCAATACAACTAAATGGAAAATTATTACATAATTTCATAAAAACTATTATTAAAGTGCTATATTGAAATGCGGCATAGGATAAATTGACTCTTAGTGGAGTTATTTAAATTTTTATACATATAGATATTAAATGCCAAACAAAAAAGAAAACATAGAAAATCTGCAACAGAAATTAGGTGAAGTGCTAGGCTTAGAACGAGCAGCTCAAAAAGCAGTAACTGAATTGATATCTATGAAGTTATTAAAAGCTGATTCCAAAAATGAAGCTAAGGAAATCCAAGGAGAGGCAAGTACTCATGAGGAAAAAATTCAAGAGGTTGTAAGTATTTTTTCTGAAGATAAAGATGTCCAATTGGATATAAATAAAGTCGAGGAATCGGCCAAAGAAACAGAGGAGAAAGTTACCCAAATCATGAAGACTTATCTTGGTGAAGAGCCAGATACATCAGAAGCATTAGAATTCTTGTGTTTAGCAGAAGGCGGCGAAGTCTCTCATTATGAAGTACTATCCACTATTTGTGAAAACTTTGATAATAAAAAGGCTAAAACAACAGTCAAATCAATCCTAAAAGAAGAACAAGAACATCTGACTCGATGCATCACAATGGCTAAACAGGCTGTCTCCTGATAGTGGTTATCGGTCGCGTTTATGTTAGAAAAATCGTCTGTTGAATAAGATGAAAGGGAATGATCCAATTCTCTCTTTTAATAATCAGACTGAAAATAATTCATTGAAATAAGGATGTGTACGAAAGCATAAGATTCAAAGTCCATATCTTTGATCCTAGACCTAATGATCAAAGTCCATTTACCCTTCTCTTAACTAAAGGAACCAAGGTAATTGGTTACAATTTCAGTATGGATCAACATGATACAATCATCTGCGTGGAAGATGATTCTATAAGTGAAAAAGAAAAAAGAACTTTTCAATGGATTATGGATGGCGATATAATAGAGAATCTAGAGGACTACCGATATCTCGGAACAAGCAATGGTTATCGCTATTTATTTGAAATTACAGGAAAAGATCTGGTATAGTTGTCATACCATCATATCTTTTATTCTCGTGGTATCGCTAATTGTATTTTTAATGATCGTGTTAAAGTTGTAGACAAATTCTGCATTCTTTTAAACAATACCTAGAAAGATAATCGACTAATGGGGAAATATCTATAATCATTTAAATCGTGCTCCAGCGGGAAAGTATCCACCATACTTAAATTTGAAGGATAACCAAAGATTAAAAGCCTAATCAACAATATTTTATTCCATTCATTATCAAGTTTAGTAGAACTAAATCTTTCCAACTTCAGCGACTGTAAACGTTTCTAATCCTATTCTACAAAAACTTCTCATGGCAATAACCGAGGAAGGTTTAACTTGAAGACATTTAATTGTCAGATATAGAACTTGCAGGTATTGAAGTATTAGAAGAATTAATTATTGTCTGATTAATTAATGACTGGTCAATATCCTTTTCGCCCATGAGGCCTGAAGTCAAATTGCTAAACGCTCTACTGATTTCATCTAGAATATTCTGTGCGTAAACTACATGAGTTAGAGGTACTATTACTATTAAAAGTAATAACGTCAATAAAAACATCATTAATCAAATTGCAACTTAATAAGTTAAATAGATTCGTATATTTTTTAAAGAAAATTTCAAATTGTTTATTGCACAAATTAATTGTCAAACTATGATTATCGTGAGTGATTTATTTCCTTAATTTTTAAATACAAATTAATCACATGTAGTACGGAGTGGGAAATAATTGAACATCCGCAGAGGTCTAAGATATGATCTAAATTTTTATTACCAATTGAAATCTCTTTAGAATAACTGAGATACATATTGACTTCTAAGGACTGTCGTACAAATTAGAAGTAATAAATTGAATCCGTTTTACTGTTATGTAGTTTTTAAGATTAGAGGGGGATATTATCTTTGCGTTGGATGTTCTGCTCATCTTTATAGCTAACTTCTTCATTTGTTATTTCTTCAGTAATAGTTTTTGTTTCGGTTACTGGCTTCTTCTTTACTACAACTTCCTCTCTTACAAATGATTTTTTCGTAATTACTGGCTCTTCTTGTTTGATTGGAATTAAAAATTCAGCCTTTGAATACATCGAACCTGCTCTCTCCGATCCATTATGAGTTTCTTGATTTAAGGCCTCATTATTATTTAAACTAGTATTCGTACCTCTGTTATAGGTGTCGGTATTCATATTGACATTTCTTCTTTCTATTGTTACCTTTTCATGCATTAACTCAATTTGCACAGTTTTGGTTTCCTTCACAGGCTCTTTTATTATTT
The DNA window shown above is from Candidatus Nitrosocosmicus arcticus and carries:
- a CDS encoding YsnF/AvaK domain-containing protein; the encoded protein is MSSQNDNQINWNEIVGKEALGENGTDFGTIKEVAGDYIVTEIGMLNKKIYHLPKSSVKYFNGVFLNFSLDESSLTTYEQKIDESAVNDNSLSESPDMPANVETSIPLISEDLQVTKKIIEDNVKIIKEPVKETKTVQIELMHEKVTIERRNVNMNTDTYNRGTNTSLNNNEALNQETHNGSERAGSMYSKAEFLIPIKQEEPVITKKSFVREEVVVKKKPVTETKTITEEITNEEVSYKDEQNIQRKDNIPL